A window from Streptomyces sp. NBC_00271 encodes these proteins:
- a CDS encoding OFA family MFS transporter, with protein sequence MTTTDVSTSVPYREVTDRNGRLYRIGETDRDIMGRPRWTMVLFPWMGMLGISSSEYAFTSAEDTLHDAHLWGSGHIFWLMGVWIFFQAAVAFPAGQLRESGRLPARYAMMLGALGTVLGYLSLAFAPHVTVAYIGFGMFSGIGAGLVYATCVNMVGKWYPERKGGKTGLVNGGFAYGSVPFVFLFASYMDLGNYQGVLVTVGLVCCAVVAFAGWFFKDPPKGWWPPHVDPLKVSDDPRIRRALEKNPPAVKQYTPKEAARTPVLWMMWFCLLCTAGINIFGIAFQVPFGKDMGFAGGIVATAMSLKAIVNGTGRGVIGWISDRFGRRNTLIIVCLVLGSAQFGVLVSGQMGSMPFFLFCSMVSGFGGGAIFPLFAAMTADYFGENNNASNYGMVYSSKLISGLVGSGMGAVVVGAWDYHGAFVLAGSIGLASAVLALFLKSPDRPKAQRIVPNPQPLGEEMA encoded by the coding sequence ATGACAACCACCGACGTATCGACATCCGTCCCCTACAGGGAGGTGACGGATCGCAACGGCCGCCTGTACCGCATCGGTGAGACCGATCGGGACATCATGGGGCGACCACGCTGGACCATGGTGCTCTTCCCCTGGATGGGGATGCTGGGCATCAGCTCCTCGGAGTACGCGTTCACCTCCGCCGAGGACACCCTGCACGACGCCCATCTCTGGGGCAGTGGGCATATCTTCTGGCTGATGGGCGTCTGGATATTCTTCCAGGCCGCCGTCGCCTTCCCGGCCGGCCAACTGCGTGAGAGCGGACGGCTGCCCGCGCGGTACGCCATGATGCTCGGCGCGCTGGGCACGGTCCTGGGCTACCTCTCGCTCGCGTTCGCGCCGCATGTGACCGTCGCGTACATCGGCTTCGGCATGTTCAGCGGGATCGGCGCCGGCCTGGTCTACGCGACCTGCGTGAACATGGTCGGCAAGTGGTACCCGGAGCGCAAGGGTGGCAAGACAGGCCTGGTCAACGGCGGTTTCGCCTATGGCTCGGTGCCCTTCGTGTTCCTGTTCGCCTCGTACATGGACCTCGGCAACTACCAGGGCGTCCTGGTGACGGTGGGCCTGGTCTGCTGTGCCGTGGTCGCCTTCGCGGGCTGGTTCTTCAAGGACCCGCCCAAGGGCTGGTGGCCCCCGCACGTGGACCCGCTGAAGGTGTCCGACGACCCGAGGATCCGCCGGGCGCTGGAGAAGAACCCGCCGGCGGTGAAGCAGTACACCCCCAAGGAGGCCGCCCGCACGCCCGTTCTATGGATGATGTGGTTCTGTCTGCTGTGCACCGCCGGGATCAACATCTTCGGCATCGCCTTCCAGGTGCCGTTCGGCAAGGACATGGGGTTCGCGGGCGGGATCGTGGCCACCGCGATGTCCCTGAAGGCGATCGTCAACGGCACGGGGCGCGGCGTGATCGGCTGGATCTCCGACCGGTTCGGACGCCGCAACACACTGATCATCGTCTGTCTGGTGCTGGGCTCCGCCCAGTTCGGGGTGCTGGTCTCCGGCCAGATGGGCAGCATGCCGTTCTTCCTGTTCTGTTCCATGGTCTCCGGATTCGGCGGCGGGGCGATCTTCCCGCTGTTCGCGGCCATGACGGCGGACTACTTCGGCGAGAACAACAACGCGTCCAACTACGGCATGGTCTACAGCTCGAAGCTGATCTCGGGCCTCGTGGGCTCGGGCATGGGCGCGGTCGTCGTCGGCGCGTGGGACTACCACGGGGCCTTCGTACTCGCGGGCTCCATCGGCCTCGCCTCTGCTGTGCTGGCGCTGTTCCTCAAATCACCGGACCGGCCGAAGGCCCAAAGGATCGTCCCCAACCCGCAACCGCTCGGCGAGGAGATGGCGTGA
- a CDS encoding acetate--CoA ligase family protein, whose amino-acid sequence MAEDRMLRVRTLLDAVRAEGRTALTAPEGKVIADAYAIAVPGEELATDVDEAVAYAARFGGPVVMKIVSPDILHKTDAGGVIVGVEGAADVRAAFHKIVENARAYDPRARIEGVQVQELLPQGQEVIVGAVTDPTFGKVVAFGLGGVLVEVLKDVTFRLAPVDADEALSMLDSIRAAEILRGVRGAPPVDRWAIAEQIRRVSELVADFPEIAEVDLNPVIATPEGAVAADIRVILADSVPKERRKYTREEILTSMRRLMEPSSVAVIGASNEQGKIGNSVMRNLVDGGFAGEIHPVNPKADDIQGRKAYKSVTDVPGEVDVAVFAIPAKFVASALEEVGRKGIPNAVLIPSGFAETGEHELQDEIVAIAERHGIRLLGPNIYGYYSTWQDLCATFCTPYDVKGGVALTSQSGGIGMAILGFARTTKTGVSAIVGLGNKSDLDEDDLLTWFGEDPHTECIAMHLEDLKDGRAFVEAARATVPKKPVVVLKAGRTAAGAKAAGSHTGALAGDDAVYEDILKQAGVIRAPGLNDMLEYARALPVLPTPKGDNIVIITGAGGSGVLLSDAVTDNGLSLMEIPPDLDASFRAFIPPFGAAGNPVDITGGEPPSTYEATIRLGLEDPRIHALVLGYWHTIVTPPMVFAELTARVVAEFRERGIEKPVVASLAGDVEVEEACQYLYERGVVAYPYTTEKPVAVLGAKYRWARAAGLLGGGS is encoded by the coding sequence ATGGCCGAAGACCGGATGCTCAGGGTGCGCACGCTCCTCGACGCCGTGCGGGCCGAGGGGCGGACCGCACTCACCGCTCCCGAGGGAAAGGTGATCGCCGACGCGTACGCGATCGCCGTCCCCGGGGAGGAGCTGGCGACGGACGTCGACGAGGCGGTGGCGTACGCGGCGCGCTTCGGCGGGCCCGTCGTGATGAAGATCGTCTCGCCGGACATCCTGCACAAGACCGACGCCGGCGGCGTGATCGTGGGCGTGGAGGGCGCGGCGGACGTACGCGCCGCCTTCCACAAGATCGTCGAGAACGCGCGGGCCTACGACCCGCGGGCCCGCATCGAGGGCGTCCAGGTCCAGGAACTGCTCCCCCAGGGGCAGGAGGTCATCGTCGGGGCGGTGACCGACCCGACCTTCGGGAAGGTCGTCGCCTTCGGGCTCGGCGGGGTGCTGGTGGAGGTCCTGAAGGACGTCACCTTCCGGCTCGCCCCCGTGGACGCCGACGAGGCGCTGTCGATGCTGGACTCGATCAGGGCGGCCGAGATCCTGCGCGGGGTGCGCGGCGCGCCGCCGGTGGACCGGTGGGCGATCGCCGAGCAGATCCGGCGGGTCTCCGAACTCGTCGCGGACTTCCCCGAGATCGCCGAGGTGGACCTCAACCCGGTGATCGCCACTCCGGAAGGCGCGGTCGCCGCGGACATCCGCGTGATCCTCGCGGACTCGGTCCCCAAGGAGCGGCGCAAGTACACGCGCGAGGAGATCCTCACGTCGATGCGGCGGCTGATGGAGCCCTCGTCCGTGGCCGTGATCGGTGCCTCCAACGAGCAGGGCAAGATCGGCAATTCGGTCATGCGCAACCTCGTCGACGGGGGCTTCGCCGGCGAGATCCACCCGGTGAACCCCAAGGCCGATGACATTCAGGGCCGCAAGGCGTACAAGAGTGTCACCGACGTTCCCGGTGAGGTGGATGTGGCGGTCTTCGCGATCCCCGCCAAGTTCGTGGCCTCGGCCCTGGAGGAGGTGGGACGCAAGGGGATCCCCAACGCCGTACTGATCCCCTCCGGGTTCGCGGAGACCGGCGAGCACGAGCTCCAGGACGAGATCGTGGCCATCGCCGAGCGGCACGGGATCCGGCTGCTCGGGCCGAACATCTACGGCTACTACTCGACGTGGCAGGACCTGTGTGCCACGTTCTGCACACCGTACGACGTGAAGGGCGGCGTCGCGCTCACCTCGCAGTCCGGTGGCATAGGGATGGCCATCCTGGGCTTCGCGCGCACTACGAAGACGGGTGTTTCCGCGATCGTCGGGCTCGGCAACAAGTCGGACCTGGACGAGGACGACCTGCTCACCTGGTTCGGCGAGGACCCGCACACCGAGTGCATCGCGATGCACCTGGAGGACCTGAAGGACGGCCGCGCCTTCGTGGAGGCGGCGCGTGCGACGGTCCCGAAGAAGCCGGTCGTCGTCCTGAAGGCGGGGCGTACGGCCGCCGGGGCGAAGGCCGCCGGCTCGCACACCGGCGCGCTCGCGGGCGACGACGCCGTGTACGAGGACATCCTGAAGCAGGCCGGCGTCATCCGGGCTCCCGGGCTGAACGACATGCTGGAGTACGCGCGCGCGTTGCCCGTACTTCCCACCCCCAAGGGCGACAACATCGTCATCATCACGGGTGCGGGCGGCAGCGGTGTGCTCCTGTCCGACGCGGTGACGGACAACGGCCTGTCCCTGATGGAGATCCCGCCGGACCTGGACGCGTCCTTCAGGGCGTTCATCCCGCCCTTCGGGGCCGCGGGCAACCCGGTGGACATCACCGGGGGCGAGCCGCCGTCGACGTACGAGGCGACGATCCGGCTGGGCCTGGAGGACCCGCGCATCCACGCGCTCGTCCTCGGCTACTGGCACACCATCGTGACCCCTCCCATGGTCTTCGCCGAGCTCACCGCGCGTGTGGTGGCCGAATTCCGTGAGCGCGGCATCGAGAAGCCCGTGGTGGCGTCGCTCGCGGGTGACGTCGAGGTCGAGGAGGCCTGCCAGTACCTGTATGAGCGGGGGGTCGTGGCGTACCCGTACACGACGGAGAAGCCGGTGGCCGTGCTCGGCGCGAAGTATCGCTGGGCGCGGGCGGCGGGCCTTTTGGGGGGCGGTTCATGA